The Deinococcota bacterium region CACCGCCAACCGGCACCAAGGGCCGCGCTGTGAACGCATCTACGAAGATGCACACTGGCGCGTCGTTCACGCCTTCAATACTTCGTTGCCGGGGTGGTTGGTGATCGTTTCCATGCGGCACGTAGTGAGTTTTGCGGAGCTTTCCGAAGCGGAAGCGCTGAGTTTCGGGCCGCTGTTGCACCGGGTCTCGAGGGCGCTGCAAGAGGTCACAGGCGCTATCAAAACCTACACGGTCCTGTTTGCCGAAAGTCCTGAACACCCACATGTGCACCTTCATGTGATTCCGCGCATGGCAGACATCCCGGAGGATAAAAAAGGGCCAAGGGTCTTTGACTACCTCGGCGTTCCCGAAGATCAGATCGTGCCGCTAGAAAAACGCAACGAAATCGCCGTAAAACTGCAGGAACTGCTATGCCAATCGGGAAAGGAAACTTTATGAGTGTGACTGCCGATTTGTCCCTCGACGCCGTCGAGGCGATTGTCAAGAAGTACGACGAGCCTCAGTGGCTGGCCGAAGAGCGCCGCGCCGCCCTGCGCACCTTTGAGGCCATGCCCTTTCCGACGAACCGCGACGAGGTCTGGCGCTACACCCAGTTGGGGCGCTTTTCGCTCGACGGCTTGGGCCTGGTTCAGGCGCCCAAGAGCCGCGAGGTGCCGGAGCGCATTGCTAAGCGCATCACCAACTCGGACGCCGAGGGCGTCCTCGTCCACAAGGGGGGCGAGGTCATCTTCCGCGACAGCAAGATCACTGAAAAGGGCGTCATCTTCACCGACCTGCGCACGGCCCTCCGCGAGCACGAAGACCTCGTGCGCGAGCACCTCTACAGCGTCATCAACGCGCCGCAGTCGAAGTACACCGCGCTCAACTCGGCCCTCTGGGAAAACGGCAGCTTCGTCTACGTGCCCAAGGGCGTCGAGGTCGCCTTTCCCTTGGGCGCCTTTAAGACCGCCGACGGTGGCGGCGTCACCTCGCCGCGCACCTTGGTCGTCGTCGAGGCCAACGCCAGCGTCACCTACATCGACGAGTACAGCAGCGAGGAGTTCGGCGAGCGCCTCTTCGTCTCCGGCGCGACCGAGCTCGTCTTGAGAGACGGCGCCAGACTGCGCTACGTCTCCTTGCAGAACTGGAGCCGGACGGTCGCGCACGTGGGCAAGATCCGCGCGCGTCTGGACCGTAACAGCCGGCTCGAGTCCTTGTCGGTGAGCCTGGGCGCCGACGCCGCCCGCGCCGAGGTCGAGTGCGTGCTGGCGGGTCCCGGCGCCGACAGCGAGATGCTCGGCCTCTACTTCGGCGACAGGGGCCAGCACTACAACCAGTACACCCTCCAGCACCACGCCGCCGACCACGCCCACAGCGACCTGCTCTTCAAGGGCGCCCTCAGGGACGCTTCTACCGCGGTCTATTCGGGCATCATTCTGGTCGACGAGGGCGCGCAGAAGACCGACGCCTACCAGACCAACCGCAACCTGCTCTTGGACGCCGACTCCGAGGCGGTCTCGATCCCCCAGCTCGAGATCGGCGCCAACGACGTCAGATGCTCGCATGGCTCGACCACCTCGCCGGTGCCCGAGGACCAGCGCTTCTACCTGATGAGCCGCGGCATGCCTCCCGAAGTCGCCGAGCACGTGCTGGTGACGGGCTTTTTGCACGAGGTCACCAGCCGCGTGACCCTGCCCAAGGTGGCCGAGTACGTCGAGCGCGTGGTCCAGGCCAAGCTGGGCGTGCCGGGCGCCAAGGAGAGGCTCTAGTGGCCGTAATGACGGGCAAGGTCTTTGTCGGCGCGGTCGCGGACTTTGCCGAGGACAGCATGCGCGCCGCCAAGGTGAACGGCCGCGAGGTGCTGGTGATCCGTCAGGGCGGCGCCTTTTATGCCATGGAGGACCGCTGCACCCACGACGGCGGCATCCTCCACGACGGTGAGCTCTTAGACGGCGCGGTCAAGTGCACTCGCCACGGCGCCAAGTTCGACCTAAAGACCGGCCGGCCCACCATGCCCGCCGTCAAGAAGGTCCGCCTCTACACCACCGAGGTCGAGGACGACAAGGTCTACGTCCACTACCAGGAAGCCTAGATGGCGTTTCTGGACAGATGCCTCGACGGCATCATAAGCACGTGCCGGTCCTGCCCCCGCTCGAGCGCCCCACCCGCGGCGCTCCTGCTCTGTTGTCTTTTTCACAAAGGACCAACGCGCGTCCCTTGAGGCGTCTTCGCCCTCCTGTTTTGCCCGCGATCTCGAGCCCTGTGTGGCTTGTACCCCATTTTCTTCGAGGTCACCTCGTAATACTGGGATGATAGTTTTTGAGAGCGCCAGGGCAAGCTTGGCCTGCTCGAGAAAACTTGGAATCACGCTGCAAGCAGCTTGCAGCGTCCACAAGGAGGTAACAACCAAGATGAGACGATCTCACTCTCGCTCTGCTTCCCGTCTAGTCATGAGCCTGCTCTTCGGCATGCTCCTGTCGGGCATGGCCTTTGCCGAGCAGCAGCCGACGGGGACCCCGGTAGGTGCGGAGCAAGCGGCGCCGGCCAGCTTTGCCGACGTGCCCCCCGGCCACTGGGCCTCGGAGGCCATCGACATCGCGGTGCGCGCCGGTATCATCGTCGGTCGCCCCGACGGCACCTTCGACGGCGTCGCCGGCTTCACCCGCTACGAGGCGGCCGTGGTCATCGCCCGCATCATCAACTACATGGACATGATGGCCATGACCACGGACGAAATCGATACCTTGCGCCGCGCCGTAGACGAGCTGAGCCTCCAGTTCGGCGACCTGGGCATCGACATGGAAAGCCTCATGAACATGCTCGACCAGAAGGCTGACCGCTCCGAGGTCGAGGCGTTGCAGCTTCGCGTCGACGAACTCTCCGCCGAGCTCGAGGCGGTGCGCGCCATGATGGCCGAGCCCGTCGCCGGTCCTCCCGGACCCGAAGGCCCCGCCGGCCCTCCCGGACCCGAAGGCCCCGCCGGCCCTCCCGGCCCCGAAGGTCCCCCCGGACCCGCGGCTGAAGTCGCTCCTCCCGCCCCGCCCGTAACGCCCCCGGCGGTCGAAGAGCCGGTCGATCCCGTCGATCCCGCTGTCGATCCCGCCTTGGCGCTTCCGCCCGTCACCCCGGCCCGCGGTCCCGTCTACTTCGGCGTGGGCAGCTTCTACGAGGTCCAGAGTCCCGAAGAAGTGATCGACATCGGCCGCTTCGGCGTCCGTGCGATCGCCGGCGTCGACGACGTCATCGGCGGCCTTGGCTTCCGCGTCAGCGCCGACTACGGCCGCTTCGGCCCCGTCTTCGACGACGGCAACTTCACCGGCAACTTAGCCGTCGCGGGCATGCTCACCTACAGCCCGCTGCCCGCTGGCTCGGCTTTCGACATCTACCTGGCGCTGGGTGGCGGTTACCAGTTCCAGCTCGACCCCGGCTTCGGCTTCGAGAGCCCCTTCGCCGAGGCCCGTTTGGGTCTTGACTTCTCGCTCTTCGGCTTGGGCCTCTTCGCCGAAGGCGGCATTTCTTACTACCTCCCCGAGTTGACAGGAGGGGTGTTGCCGGCCGGCATCGACCCCATCTATCCCTCGGCGGCCGTCGGTCTGCTCATCCGCCCCTAAGCTGCAAGCAAGCTGTAAAGACCCCCCTCGAGCACGCTCGAGGGGGTCTTTTAGGGCTACAAGCTCTCGAGCCTGCCCAAGATGTCGCTGGCGTGCATGGTGAAGTCGCCGGACTGCTTCTCGACGTGCTGGTGACGGAGCTTGCCGCCCTTGTCGATGATGAAGACGGCGCGGCCGTTCTTGCCCGTGCCCTCGCTGTAGACGCCGTAGGCGCGGGCGACCTCGTTGGTCATGTCGGCCAGGAGCGGGATGTCGATGCCGAACTCGCGCGCCCAGGCCTTGTGGGTGTAGACGCTGTCGCGGTTGACGCCCAAGATGACCGCGCCCAAGGCCTCGATGCTCTTACGGTTGGCCGAGTACTCGGGCAACTGCATGCTGCAGGTCGGCGAGAAGTCGAGCGGGTAGAAGGCCAACACCACGTGCTTCTTGCCCCTGAAGTCGGCCAGACTGACCTTCTTGTCCAGGGTCGACTCGAGGCTGAAGTCGGGGGCGTCTTGACCGGTGGATAAACTCATGCGTTCCTCCCTGGTGGCTCGAGTGGTGGCTCGAGGCGAGGTGCTAGGGACAGCTTAGCAGAACGGTCGCCCTGGCCTGGACGTGCTCGGGCGCCAGCCCCTCGCTCGTCTTGAAGCCCAGGCCGACCTGCTGGGGCGTGAGGCCCAGGAGCGCGGCCACGCGCTCCTGGATGGGCTGCCGCTGCGGCCCCAGCTTGGGCCGGTCGAGGGTCACCACCAGGGCGACGTTGACGATCTTGGCGTGCTGGTGACGTTCATGCAGGGTCGTCAGGACGCCCCGCAGGATGTCGGCGCTGTCCATCCCCTCGAATCGCGGGTCGGTGGGCGGAAAGTAGTCGCCGATGTCGCCGAGCGCCACGGCCGCGAGCAGCGCGTCGGCGAGCGCGTGCAGGAGTACGTCGCCGTCGCTGTGGGCGACGGCGCCGTGGGGGCTTCCTTCGACAAGCAGGCCGCCGATCACCAGGGGCAGGCCGGGCTCCAGGCGGTGGGCGTCCTCGCCGTAGCCGATGCGGTAGGTCATAGCCTCGATTGTACTTTGGCCGGGGCCGCCAGGAGGCCGGCCGTGCCAGAATCGGGCTCATGTCGCCGGCCCTCAGCGTCCTTTCGCTCGTCCTCGTCACCCTCATCTGGGGCACGACCTTCGCGGTCGTCAAGGAAACCGTCGCCACCGTCTCGGTGCCGCTGCTCTTGGCCCTGCGCTTCAGCCTGGCGAGCCTGCTCCTGGGCTGGGTCAGGCCGGCGCGCAAGACGCTTGTGCCCAGCCTCGTCCTCGGGCTGCTGCTCTTCGCGGGCTTCAGCACCCAGACGCTGGGGCTCACCCTGACCACGGCCTCGAAGGCGGCCTTTATCACCGGCCTCAGCGTCATCCTCACGCCTATCCTGGGCGCCTTGTGGTTTCGCCAGCGTATCCCTCCGCGGGGTTTTGTCGGCGCCGCCTTGGCGGTCGCGGGCCTCGGCCTGCTCACGCTCGGCGACGAGGCGGGGCTGAACGCGGGCGACCTCTGGGTCCTGGGGACGGCCTTCTTTTACGCGCTCTACATCATCTATCTGGGCGAGGTGACCCGTCAGCACCACCCCCTGGTCCTGAGCGCCATGCAGCTCTGGCCGGTGACGGTCCTCTGCTGGCTGTGGGCGCTGCCGGAGCTGGGCGATGTTGCCAGCACCAAACCCAGCGCGCTGCTCGCCATTGCCTACCTGGCCGCCTTTGCCACCGCCTTGAGCACCTGGCTGCAGACCCTGGCCCAGCGGGTGGTGCCCGCCTACGCCGCCGCCCTGATCTTCGCGCTCGAGCCCGTCTTCGCCGCGCTCTTTGCCTACCTGCTCCTGGCCGAGACGCTGTCGGCGCAGGGCTGGCTGGGCGGCGCGCTCGTCGTCCTGGCGATGGTCGCCGCCGAGTTCAGGTGGCGGCGCTACCGCACACCGGAAATCCCCCCGGCCCCCCTTCACAAGGGGGGTGCTCGTGAGGGCGGGGGAACAGGGGATTAGTCCGGCCGCATCAGCTTTTCGACGACGCTCTTGTCCTCCAGGGTGCTGATGTCGCCGCCGGCCTCCTCGCCCAGCGCCACGCTGCGCAGGAGGCGGCGCATGATCTTGCCGCTGCGCGTCTTGGGCAGGGCGTCGGCGAAGCGGATCTCGTCGGGTCGAGCGATCGCGCCGATCTCCTTGGTGACGTGGTCCCTGAGCGCGCGGCGCAGCTCGTCGGAGCCCTCGCGGTCGCCCTCTAGGGTCACGAAGGCGACGATCGACTGGCCCTTGGTCTCGTCGGGCCTGCCCACCACGGCGGCCTCGGCGACGGCCTCGTGCGAGACCAGCGCCGACTCGACCTCCATGGTGCCCAGCCGGTGGCCGGAGACGTTGACCACGTCGTCGACCCGGCCCATGATCCAGTAGTAGCCGTCCGAGTCCTTGCGCGCGCCGTCGCCGGCGAAGTAGACGTGGGGGATCTCCGACCAGTACTGGGCGCGGTAGCGGTCGTCGTCGCCGTAGACGGTGCGCAGCATGCTGGGCCAGGGACGCTTGATGACCAGGTAGCCGCCATCGCCCTCGGCTTGAACGTTGCCGTCCACGTCCACCACGGCGGGCTCGACGCCGAAAAAGGGCAGGCCGGCCGAGCCCGGTTTGGCGTCGTGGACGCCGGGGAGCGTCGTGATCATGATGCCGCCCGTCTCGGTCTGCCACCAGGTGTCGACGATGGGACAGCCTTCGCCGCCGATGTGGCGGTGGTACCACATCCAGGCCTCGGGGTTGATGGGCTCGCCGACGGTGCCTAAAAGGCGCAGGCTCGTCAGGTCGTGCCCCCGCGGCCACTTCTCGCCCCACTTCATAAAGGCGCGGATCGCGGTCGGGGCGGTGTAGAAGATGGTCACCTTGTACTTGTCGATGAGCCGCCAGAAGCGGTCGGGCCCGGGATGGTTGGGCACGCCCTCGTACATCAGCACGGTGGCGCCGTTTTGCAAGGGGCCGTAGACGATGTAGGAGTGGCCGGTGATCCAGCCCACGTCGGCGGTGCACCAGAACACGTCCTCGTCTTGCATGTCGAAGATGTAGCGGCTGGTCAGGTAGGTGTAGACGCTGTAGCCGGCGGTGCTGTGGAGGACCCCCTTGGGCTTGCCGGTCGAGCCCGAGGTGTGGAGGATGAAGAGCGGGTGCTCGGCGCCTAAGGGCTCGGCGGGACAGTCGGCCGAGGCTGCCGCCACCGCCTCGTGGTACCAGAGGTCGCGGCCGGGCTTCATGGCGACATCGTTGCCGCCACGCGTGACCACCACGACCGTGTCGATGCTCGGACAGTGCTCGAGCGCCTCGTCTACCGCGGGCTTTAGGGGAAAGACCGCGCCGCGCCGGTAGCCGCCGTCGGCGGTGATCACGGCCTTGGCGCGGGCGTCGTTGATGCGGTCGGCCAGCGCCGAGGCGCTGAAACCGCCGAAGACGACCGAGTGCGTCGCGCCGATGCGGGCGCAGGCCAGCATGGCCACGGCCGCCTCGGGGATCATCGGCAGGTAGATGGCGACGCGGTCGCCCTTGCCTAGGCCCCGCGCCTTTAGGACGTTGGCGAACCTGGCGACCTCGCGGTGCAGGTCCTTATAGGTCAGGACGCGTTCGTCGCCCGGCTCGCCCTCCCAGACAATCGCGGGCTTGTCGCCCTTACCGGCCTCGAGGTGGCGGTCCAAGCAGTTGTAGGCGAGGTTGGTCTCGCCGCCCACGAACCACTTGACGAAGGGCTCGTTCCACTCCCTGACCCGCCGCCAGGGCGTAAACCAGTGCAGCTCGCCGGCGACGTCCGACCAGAAGCGGTCGGGGTCGTCTAAAGACTGACGGTAGAGCCGGTCGTACTCGGCCCGGTCGGAGAGGCGGGCTTTAGCCCTGAAGCTTTCCGGGGGGCTGAAACGCCGTCCCTCCTGCAAAACCGATTCGATCCGTTCGGACATGGCGCCTCCTCGGGATATCTCTTTCGACCCTCGAGTCTATCACGCCCGGACGCGGCCCGTGGCGGGTGTAAATTTTTTCATCCTCTTCGCCTTCGTCCAGGCACATGATGATGTAGATGGTTTAGCGCGCAGGTTTAGAGCACAAACGTCTATGACATGGCGACGTCCGGCTTGGGCACTGGAAAGGCACGATGGCCGAAAGTATCGAGGCGCTGTTAGTGGAGCGGGAGACGGTCCAGCCGCCCCTATCGGTGGCGGAGGGAGCCCGGCTGCAAGCTTATGCAGCCGTGTGGCGCCGCTCGGTCCAGGATAACGAGGCTTTCTGGGCCGAGCAGGCCCGGGGCCTGTGGTGGGACCGCCCCTGGGAGCGCGTCTTGGCTTTCGATGGCGTCCACCACCGCTGGTTTTTGGGTGCGACCACCAACATCACCGTCAACGCCCTCGACCGTCACGTCGCGGCAGGGCTGGGCGACAAGACCGCCTACATCTGGCTCGGCGAGGACGGCAGCGAGAGGACGATAAGCTACCGCGAGCTCTTGAGCCTCGTGGGCCGCCTCGCGGGTGGACTGAGGTCGCTCGGAGTCGGCAAGGGCGACAGGGTGGTCATCTACATGCCGCTGACCATCGAAGGGGTCGCCTCGATGCTGGCCTGCGCCCGCTTGGGCGCCGTTCACAGCGTGGTCTACGCGGGCTTCGCGGCGGGGGCCTTGAGGGCGCGCATCGAGG contains the following coding sequences:
- the sufD gene encoding Fe-S cluster assembly protein SufD, translated to MSVTADLSLDAVEAIVKKYDEPQWLAEERRAALRTFEAMPFPTNRDEVWRYTQLGRFSLDGLGLVQAPKSREVPERIAKRITNSDAEGVLVHKGGEVIFRDSKITEKGVIFTDLRTALREHEDLVREHLYSVINAPQSKYTALNSALWENGSFVYVPKGVEVAFPLGAFKTADGGGVTSPRTLVVVEANASVTYIDEYSSEEFGERLFVSGATELVLRDGARLRYVSLQNWSRTVAHVGKIRARLDRNSRLESLSVSLGADAARAEVECVLAGPGADSEMLGLYFGDRGQHYNQYTLQHHAADHAHSDLLFKGALRDASTAVYSGIILVDEGAQKTDAYQTNRNLLLDADSEAVSIPQLEIGANDVRCSHGSTTSPVPEDQRFYLMSRGMPPEVAEHVLVTGFLHEVTSRVTLPKVAEYVERVVQAKLGVPGAKERL
- a CDS encoding redoxin domain-containing protein, coding for MSLSTGQDAPDFSLESTLDKKVSLADFRGKKHVVLAFYPLDFSPTCSMQLPEYSANRKSIEALGAVILGVNRDSVYTHKAWAREFGIDIPLLADMTNEVARAYGVYSEGTGKNGRAVFIIDKGGKLRHQHVEKQSGDFTMHASDILGRLESL
- a CDS encoding DMT family transporter, with protein sequence MSPALSVLSLVLVTLIWGTTFAVVKETVATVSVPLLLALRFSLASLLLGWVRPARKTLVPSLVLGLLLFAGFSTQTLGLTLTTASKAAFITGLSVILTPILGALWFRQRIPPRGFVGAALAVAGLGLLTLGDEAGLNAGDLWVLGTAFFYALYIIYLGEVTRQHHPLVLSAMQLWPVTVLCWLWALPELGDVASTKPSALLAIAYLAAFATALSTWLQTLAQRVVPAYAAALIFALEPVFAALFAYLLLAETLSAQGWLGGALVVLAMVAAEFRWRRYRTPEIPPAPLHKGGAREGGGTGD
- a CDS encoding HIT family protein, whose protein sequence is MKTCVTCELTANRHQGPRCERIYEDAHWRVVHAFNTSLPGWLVIVSMRHVVSFAELSEAEALSFGPLLHRVSRALQEVTGAIKTYTVLFAESPEHPHVHLHVIPRMADIPEDKKGPRVFDYLGVPEDQIVPLEKRNEIAVKLQELLCQSGKETL
- a CDS encoding non-heme iron oxygenase ferredoxin subunit; this encodes MTGKVFVGAVADFAEDSMRAAKVNGREVLVIRQGGAFYAMEDRCTHDGGILHDGELLDGAVKCTRHGAKFDLKTGRPTMPAVKKVRLYTTEVEDDKVYVHYQEA
- the ispF gene encoding 2-C-methyl-D-erythritol 2,4-cyclodiphosphate synthase, with protein sequence MTYRIGYGEDAHRLEPGLPLVIGGLLVEGSPHGAVAHSDGDVLLHALADALLAAVALGDIGDYFPPTDPRFEGMDSADILRGVLTTLHERHQHAKIVNVALVVTLDRPKLGPQRQPIQERVAALLGLTPQQVGLGFKTSEGLAPEHVQARATVLLSCP
- the acs gene encoding acetate--CoA ligase, translated to MSERIESVLQEGRRFSPPESFRAKARLSDRAEYDRLYRQSLDDPDRFWSDVAGELHWFTPWRRVREWNEPFVKWFVGGETNLAYNCLDRHLEAGKGDKPAIVWEGEPGDERVLTYKDLHREVARFANVLKARGLGKGDRVAIYLPMIPEAAVAMLACARIGATHSVVFGGFSASALADRINDARAKAVITADGGYRRGAVFPLKPAVDEALEHCPSIDTVVVVTRGGNDVAMKPGRDLWYHEAVAAASADCPAEPLGAEHPLFILHTSGSTGKPKGVLHSTAGYSVYTYLTSRYIFDMQDEDVFWCTADVGWITGHSYIVYGPLQNGATVLMYEGVPNHPGPDRFWRLIDKYKVTIFYTAPTAIRAFMKWGEKWPRGHDLTSLRLLGTVGEPINPEAWMWYHRHIGGEGCPIVDTWWQTETGGIMITTLPGVHDAKPGSAGLPFFGVEPAVVDVDGNVQAEGDGGYLVIKRPWPSMLRTVYGDDDRYRAQYWSEIPHVYFAGDGARKDSDGYYWIMGRVDDVVNVSGHRLGTMEVESALVSHEAVAEAAVVGRPDETKGQSIVAFVTLEGDREGSDELRRALRDHVTKEIGAIARPDEIRFADALPKTRSGKIMRRLLRSVALGEEAGGDISTLEDKSVVEKLMRPD